The following are encoded in a window of Ranitomeya variabilis isolate aRanVar5 chromosome 8, aRanVar5.hap1, whole genome shotgun sequence genomic DNA:
- the DBT gene encoding lipoamide acyltransferase component of branched-chain alpha-keto acid dehydrogenase complex, mitochondrial isoform X2: MAAVRALRSCNRSFGLLVRSAAVCTGGGVRRLQMWWAAVCQLSVAVHQAPVPTSFRQVILCNQFLLEKSCKKQPPSVTLQPLQRRLFRTASALNGAIVQFKLSDIGEGIREVTVKDWYVKEGDTVSQFDSICEVQSDKASVTITSRYDGVVRKLYYNVEDTALVGKPLVDIETDVVKAVASEEDVVETPAICQEHTHQEIKGHKTLATPAVRRLAMENNIKLSEVVATGRDGRILKDDILNFLAKQTGAILPPSPKMDIIQPPPKKEVSKPIQKEKAPTIPVSFTQPIVFSGKDVTEPLKGFHKAMVKTMTSALKIPHFGYCDEVDMTALVKLREDLKPWAESRGARLSFMPFFLKATSLGLLQYPILNASVDENCQNITYKAAHNIGVAMDTQQGLIVPNVKNIQVRSIFDIAVELNRLQKLGSSGQLGAADLTGGTFTLSNIGSIGGTYTKPVIMPPEVAIGAIGKLQVVPRFDSQGQVVKAQILNVSWSADHRIIDGATMSRFSNLWKSYLENPSAMLLDLK, encoded by the exons ATGGCGGCTGTGAGGGCGCTGAGGAGCTGCAACCGGTCATTCGGCCTCCTGGTGAGATCGGCAGCTGTGTGCACTGGTGGAGGTGTGAGGAGGCTGCAGATGTGGTGGGCAGCTGTGTGCCAGCTGTCAGTGGCAGTACACCAGGCTCCTGTGCCG ACCAGTTTTAGACAAGTGATCCTATGTAACCAGTTTTTACTAGAGAAGTCATGCAAGAAGCAGCCTCCTTCCGTGACTCTGCAACCTCTGCAGCGAAGACTCTTCAGAACCGCCTCCG CCTTGAATGGTGCGATTGTACAGTTCAAGTTGTCAGACATTGGAGAGGGAATCCGGGAAGTTACAGTGAAGGATTG GTATGTGAAGGAAGGCGATACAGTGTCCCAGTTTGATAGTATCTGTGAAGTTCAGAGTGACAAAGCCTCAGTGACCATCACCAGCCGCTATGATGGGGTTGTCAGGAAGCTGTATTACAATGTCGAGGACACGGCTCTGGTTGGGAAACCTCTGGTGGACATTGAAACAGATGTTGTGAAAG CTGTGGCATCTGAAGAAGATGTGGTGGAGACTCCAGCAATTTGCCAGGAACACACACACCAAGAAATAAAGGGACATAAAACGCTGGCCACTCCTGCTGTCAGACGCCTCGCGATGGAGAACAAT ATAAAGCTTAGTGAAGTGGTGGCCACCGGCCGGGATGGACGCATTTTAAAAGATGACATTCTTAACTTTTTGGCTAAACAAACAGGCGCCATATTGCCACCGTCTCCCAAAATGGACATCATACAACCACCTCCCAAAAAAGAAGTCTCCAAACCAATTCAGAAGGAAAAAGCTCCCACCATTCCAGTATCCTTTACTCAACCAATCGTGTTCTCAGGAAAGGATGTCACCGAGCCCTTGAAAG GCTTCCACAAAGCCATGGTGAAAACTATGACCTCAGCCCTAAAAATCCCCCACTTTGGTTACTGTGATGAGGTGGATATGACCGCACTTGTCAAGCTCCGAGAGGACCTCAAGCCTTGGGCTGAATCTCGTGGAGCCCGGCTGTCGTTTATGCCTTTTTTCCTCAAGGCGA CCAGCCTTGGACTTTTGCAATACCCAATACTCAATGCCTCAGTGGATGAAAACTGTCAGAATATCACCTATAAG GCTGCTCATAATATTGGGGTTGCTATGGATACCCAACAGGGGCTCATTGTCCCTAATGTGAAGAACATACAAGTCCGGAGCATTTTCGATATTGCTGTGGAGTTGAACCGCTTGCAGAAACTGGGGTCTTCAGGACAGCTGGGGGCTGCGGACCTGACCGGAGGCACCTTTACTCTCTCCAACATTGGCTCG ATTGGAGGCACATATACAAAACCTGTTATTATGCCCCCAGAAGTGGCAATTGGAGCCATTGGAAAGCTGCAG GTTGTACCGCGGTTTGACTCTCAGGGGCAGGTTGTGAAGGCCCAAATCCTCAACGTCAGCTGGTCCGCAGATCACAGGATTATCGACGGTGCGACGATGTCCCGGTTTTCTAACCTATGGAAATCTTACTTGGAGAATCCCTCCGCCATGCTCCTGGATCTAAAATGA
- the DBT gene encoding lipoamide acyltransferase component of branched-chain alpha-keto acid dehydrogenase complex, mitochondrial isoform X1, producing MAAVRALRSCNRSFGLLVRSAAVCTGGGVRRLQMWWAAVCQLSVAVHQAPVPTSFRQVILCNQFLLEKSCKKQPPSVTLQPLQRRLFRTASALNGAIVQFKLSDIGEGIREVTVKDWYVKEGDTVSQFDSICEVQSDKASVTITSRYDGVVRKLYYNVEDTALVGKPLVDIETDVVKAVASEEDVVETPAICQEHTHQEIKGHKTLATPAVRRLAMENNIKLSEVVATGRDGRILKDDILNFLAKQTGAILPPSPKMDIIQPPPKKEVSKPIQKEKAPTIPVSFTQPIVFSGKDVTEPLKGFHKAMVKTMTSALKIPHFGYCDEVDMTALVKLREDLKPWAESRGARLSFMPFFLKAASLGLLQYPILNASVDENCQNITYKAAHNIGVAMDTQQGLIVPNVKNIQVRSIFDIAVELNRLQKLGSSGQLGAADLTGGTFTLSNIGSIGGTYTKPVIMPPEVAIGAIGKLQVVPRFDSQGQVVKAQILNVSWSADHRIIDGATMSRFSNLWKSYLENPSAMLLDLK from the exons ATGGCGGCTGTGAGGGCGCTGAGGAGCTGCAACCGGTCATTCGGCCTCCTGGTGAGATCGGCAGCTGTGTGCACTGGTGGAGGTGTGAGGAGGCTGCAGATGTGGTGGGCAGCTGTGTGCCAGCTGTCAGTGGCAGTACACCAGGCTCCTGTGCCG ACCAGTTTTAGACAAGTGATCCTATGTAACCAGTTTTTACTAGAGAAGTCATGCAAGAAGCAGCCTCCTTCCGTGACTCTGCAACCTCTGCAGCGAAGACTCTTCAGAACCGCCTCCG CCTTGAATGGTGCGATTGTACAGTTCAAGTTGTCAGACATTGGAGAGGGAATCCGGGAAGTTACAGTGAAGGATTG GTATGTGAAGGAAGGCGATACAGTGTCCCAGTTTGATAGTATCTGTGAAGTTCAGAGTGACAAAGCCTCAGTGACCATCACCAGCCGCTATGATGGGGTTGTCAGGAAGCTGTATTACAATGTCGAGGACACGGCTCTGGTTGGGAAACCTCTGGTGGACATTGAAACAGATGTTGTGAAAG CTGTGGCATCTGAAGAAGATGTGGTGGAGACTCCAGCAATTTGCCAGGAACACACACACCAAGAAATAAAGGGACATAAAACGCTGGCCACTCCTGCTGTCAGACGCCTCGCGATGGAGAACAAT ATAAAGCTTAGTGAAGTGGTGGCCACCGGCCGGGATGGACGCATTTTAAAAGATGACATTCTTAACTTTTTGGCTAAACAAACAGGCGCCATATTGCCACCGTCTCCCAAAATGGACATCATACAACCACCTCCCAAAAAAGAAGTCTCCAAACCAATTCAGAAGGAAAAAGCTCCCACCATTCCAGTATCCTTTACTCAACCAATCGTGTTCTCAGGAAAGGATGTCACCGAGCCCTTGAAAG GCTTCCACAAAGCCATGGTGAAAACTATGACCTCAGCCCTAAAAATCCCCCACTTTGGTTACTGTGATGAGGTGGATATGACCGCACTTGTCAAGCTCCGAGAGGACCTCAAGCCTTGGGCTGAATCTCGTGGAGCCCGGCTGTCGTTTATGCCTTTTTTCCTCAAG GCAGCCAGCCTTGGACTTTTGCAATACCCAATACTCAATGCCTCAGTGGATGAAAACTGTCAGAATATCACCTATAAG GCTGCTCATAATATTGGGGTTGCTATGGATACCCAACAGGGGCTCATTGTCCCTAATGTGAAGAACATACAAGTCCGGAGCATTTTCGATATTGCTGTGGAGTTGAACCGCTTGCAGAAACTGGGGTCTTCAGGACAGCTGGGGGCTGCGGACCTGACCGGAGGCACCTTTACTCTCTCCAACATTGGCTCG ATTGGAGGCACATATACAAAACCTGTTATTATGCCCCCAGAAGTGGCAATTGGAGCCATTGGAAAGCTGCAG GTTGTACCGCGGTTTGACTCTCAGGGGCAGGTTGTGAAGGCCCAAATCCTCAACGTCAGCTGGTCCGCAGATCACAGGATTATCGACGGTGCGACGATGTCCCGGTTTTCTAACCTATGGAAATCTTACTTGGAGAATCCCTCCGCCATGCTCCTGGATCTAAAATGA
- the DBT gene encoding lipoamide acyltransferase component of branched-chain alpha-keto acid dehydrogenase complex, mitochondrial isoform X4: MAAVRALRSCNRSFGLLTSFRQVILCNQFLLEKSCKKQPPSVTLQPLQRRLFRTASALNGAIVQFKLSDIGEGIREVTVKDWYVKEGDTVSQFDSICEVQSDKASVTITSRYDGVVRKLYYNVEDTALVGKPLVDIETDVVKAVASEEDVVETPAICQEHTHQEIKGHKTLATPAVRRLAMENNIKLSEVVATGRDGRILKDDILNFLAKQTGAILPPSPKMDIIQPPPKKEVSKPIQKEKAPTIPVSFTQPIVFSGKDVTEPLKGFHKAMVKTMTSALKIPHFGYCDEVDMTALVKLREDLKPWAESRGARLSFMPFFLKATSLGLLQYPILNASVDENCQNITYKAAHNIGVAMDTQQGLIVPNVKNIQVRSIFDIAVELNRLQKLGSSGQLGAADLTGGTFTLSNIGSIGGTYTKPVIMPPEVAIGAIGKLQVVPRFDSQGQVVKAQILNVSWSADHRIIDGATMSRFSNLWKSYLENPSAMLLDLK, encoded by the exons ATGGCGGCTGTGAGGGCGCTGAGGAGCTGCAACCGGTCATTCGGCCTCCTG ACCAGTTTTAGACAAGTGATCCTATGTAACCAGTTTTTACTAGAGAAGTCATGCAAGAAGCAGCCTCCTTCCGTGACTCTGCAACCTCTGCAGCGAAGACTCTTCAGAACCGCCTCCG CCTTGAATGGTGCGATTGTACAGTTCAAGTTGTCAGACATTGGAGAGGGAATCCGGGAAGTTACAGTGAAGGATTG GTATGTGAAGGAAGGCGATACAGTGTCCCAGTTTGATAGTATCTGTGAAGTTCAGAGTGACAAAGCCTCAGTGACCATCACCAGCCGCTATGATGGGGTTGTCAGGAAGCTGTATTACAATGTCGAGGACACGGCTCTGGTTGGGAAACCTCTGGTGGACATTGAAACAGATGTTGTGAAAG CTGTGGCATCTGAAGAAGATGTGGTGGAGACTCCAGCAATTTGCCAGGAACACACACACCAAGAAATAAAGGGACATAAAACGCTGGCCACTCCTGCTGTCAGACGCCTCGCGATGGAGAACAAT ATAAAGCTTAGTGAAGTGGTGGCCACCGGCCGGGATGGACGCATTTTAAAAGATGACATTCTTAACTTTTTGGCTAAACAAACAGGCGCCATATTGCCACCGTCTCCCAAAATGGACATCATACAACCACCTCCCAAAAAAGAAGTCTCCAAACCAATTCAGAAGGAAAAAGCTCCCACCATTCCAGTATCCTTTACTCAACCAATCGTGTTCTCAGGAAAGGATGTCACCGAGCCCTTGAAAG GCTTCCACAAAGCCATGGTGAAAACTATGACCTCAGCCCTAAAAATCCCCCACTTTGGTTACTGTGATGAGGTGGATATGACCGCACTTGTCAAGCTCCGAGAGGACCTCAAGCCTTGGGCTGAATCTCGTGGAGCCCGGCTGTCGTTTATGCCTTTTTTCCTCAAGGCGA CCAGCCTTGGACTTTTGCAATACCCAATACTCAATGCCTCAGTGGATGAAAACTGTCAGAATATCACCTATAAG GCTGCTCATAATATTGGGGTTGCTATGGATACCCAACAGGGGCTCATTGTCCCTAATGTGAAGAACATACAAGTCCGGAGCATTTTCGATATTGCTGTGGAGTTGAACCGCTTGCAGAAACTGGGGTCTTCAGGACAGCTGGGGGCTGCGGACCTGACCGGAGGCACCTTTACTCTCTCCAACATTGGCTCG ATTGGAGGCACATATACAAAACCTGTTATTATGCCCCCAGAAGTGGCAATTGGAGCCATTGGAAAGCTGCAG GTTGTACCGCGGTTTGACTCTCAGGGGCAGGTTGTGAAGGCCCAAATCCTCAACGTCAGCTGGTCCGCAGATCACAGGATTATCGACGGTGCGACGATGTCCCGGTTTTCTAACCTATGGAAATCTTACTTGGAGAATCCCTCCGCCATGCTCCTGGATCTAAAATGA
- the DBT gene encoding lipoamide acyltransferase component of branched-chain alpha-keto acid dehydrogenase complex, mitochondrial isoform X3 — translation MAAVRALRSCNRSFGLLTSFRQVILCNQFLLEKSCKKQPPSVTLQPLQRRLFRTASALNGAIVQFKLSDIGEGIREVTVKDWYVKEGDTVSQFDSICEVQSDKASVTITSRYDGVVRKLYYNVEDTALVGKPLVDIETDVVKAVASEEDVVETPAICQEHTHQEIKGHKTLATPAVRRLAMENNIKLSEVVATGRDGRILKDDILNFLAKQTGAILPPSPKMDIIQPPPKKEVSKPIQKEKAPTIPVSFTQPIVFSGKDVTEPLKGFHKAMVKTMTSALKIPHFGYCDEVDMTALVKLREDLKPWAESRGARLSFMPFFLKAASLGLLQYPILNASVDENCQNITYKAAHNIGVAMDTQQGLIVPNVKNIQVRSIFDIAVELNRLQKLGSSGQLGAADLTGGTFTLSNIGSIGGTYTKPVIMPPEVAIGAIGKLQVVPRFDSQGQVVKAQILNVSWSADHRIIDGATMSRFSNLWKSYLENPSAMLLDLK, via the exons ATGGCGGCTGTGAGGGCGCTGAGGAGCTGCAACCGGTCATTCGGCCTCCTG ACCAGTTTTAGACAAGTGATCCTATGTAACCAGTTTTTACTAGAGAAGTCATGCAAGAAGCAGCCTCCTTCCGTGACTCTGCAACCTCTGCAGCGAAGACTCTTCAGAACCGCCTCCG CCTTGAATGGTGCGATTGTACAGTTCAAGTTGTCAGACATTGGAGAGGGAATCCGGGAAGTTACAGTGAAGGATTG GTATGTGAAGGAAGGCGATACAGTGTCCCAGTTTGATAGTATCTGTGAAGTTCAGAGTGACAAAGCCTCAGTGACCATCACCAGCCGCTATGATGGGGTTGTCAGGAAGCTGTATTACAATGTCGAGGACACGGCTCTGGTTGGGAAACCTCTGGTGGACATTGAAACAGATGTTGTGAAAG CTGTGGCATCTGAAGAAGATGTGGTGGAGACTCCAGCAATTTGCCAGGAACACACACACCAAGAAATAAAGGGACATAAAACGCTGGCCACTCCTGCTGTCAGACGCCTCGCGATGGAGAACAAT ATAAAGCTTAGTGAAGTGGTGGCCACCGGCCGGGATGGACGCATTTTAAAAGATGACATTCTTAACTTTTTGGCTAAACAAACAGGCGCCATATTGCCACCGTCTCCCAAAATGGACATCATACAACCACCTCCCAAAAAAGAAGTCTCCAAACCAATTCAGAAGGAAAAAGCTCCCACCATTCCAGTATCCTTTACTCAACCAATCGTGTTCTCAGGAAAGGATGTCACCGAGCCCTTGAAAG GCTTCCACAAAGCCATGGTGAAAACTATGACCTCAGCCCTAAAAATCCCCCACTTTGGTTACTGTGATGAGGTGGATATGACCGCACTTGTCAAGCTCCGAGAGGACCTCAAGCCTTGGGCTGAATCTCGTGGAGCCCGGCTGTCGTTTATGCCTTTTTTCCTCAAG GCAGCCAGCCTTGGACTTTTGCAATACCCAATACTCAATGCCTCAGTGGATGAAAACTGTCAGAATATCACCTATAAG GCTGCTCATAATATTGGGGTTGCTATGGATACCCAACAGGGGCTCATTGTCCCTAATGTGAAGAACATACAAGTCCGGAGCATTTTCGATATTGCTGTGGAGTTGAACCGCTTGCAGAAACTGGGGTCTTCAGGACAGCTGGGGGCTGCGGACCTGACCGGAGGCACCTTTACTCTCTCCAACATTGGCTCG ATTGGAGGCACATATACAAAACCTGTTATTATGCCCCCAGAAGTGGCAATTGGAGCCATTGGAAAGCTGCAG GTTGTACCGCGGTTTGACTCTCAGGGGCAGGTTGTGAAGGCCCAAATCCTCAACGTCAGCTGGTCCGCAGATCACAGGATTATCGACGGTGCGACGATGTCCCGGTTTTCTAACCTATGGAAATCTTACTTGGAGAATCCCTCCGCCATGCTCCTGGATCTAAAATGA